A genomic window from Aquitalea aquatilis includes:
- the rpsD gene encoding 30S ribosomal protein S4 has product MARYIGPKCKLARREGTDLFLKSARRALDSKCKLDTPPGQHGARKSRLSDYGVQLREKQKIRRIYGVLERQFRNYFAEAVRRKGSTGENLLKLLEARLDNVVYRMGFGSTRAEARQLVSHKAIVVNGQVVNIPSFQVKAGDVVSVREKAKKQARIVEGLALAEQGGFPTWVSVDSKKMEGVFKSAPERSELSSDINEQLVVEFYSK; this is encoded by the coding sequence ATGGCACGTTATATCGGCCCGAAATGTAAGCTCGCTCGTCGTGAAGGCACCGACCTTTTCCTGAAGAGCGCGCGTCGTGCACTGGATTCCAAGTGCAAACTGGACACCCCTCCTGGCCAGCATGGCGCTCGTAAGAGCCGCCTGTCTGACTACGGTGTCCAGCTGCGTGAAAAGCAGAAAATCCGCCGTATCTATGGCGTACTCGAGCGTCAGTTCCGCAACTACTTTGCGGAAGCTGTGCGTCGTAAAGGCTCCACTGGTGAAAACCTGCTGAAGCTGCTCGAGGCCCGTCTGGACAACGTTGTATATCGCATGGGCTTTGGCTCCACTCGTGCAGAAGCACGTCAGTTGGTAAGCCACAAGGCTATCGTTGTGAACGGCCAGGTAGTTAACATTCCGTCTTTCCAGGTTAAAGCTGGTGACGTTGTGTCTGTCCGCGAAAAGGCCAAGAAACAGGCCCGTATCGTAGAAGGTCTGGCTCTGGCTGAGCAAGGTGGTTTCCCTACTTGGGTGTCGGTTGACTCCAAGAAGATGGAAGGCGTCTTCAAATCTGCTCCGGAACGTTCCGAACTGTCTAGCGATATCAACGAACAACTCGTTGTGGAATTCTACTCCAAGTAA
- a CDS encoding DNA-directed RNA polymerase subunit alpha, producing MQNSASEFLKPRLIDVQPVSATHARVSMEPFERGYAHTLGNSLRRILLSSMPGFAPTEVTIAGVLHEYSALDGVREDVVDILLNLKGVVLKLHGRDSVVLTLKKEGEGAVLAGDIELPHDVEVINPEHVIAHLSVGGKIDMEIKVEKGRGYQPVSVRSMHEENRSIGTIQLDASFSPVRRVSFAVESARVEQRTDLDRLVLDIETNGVIEPEQAVRNAARILMDQLSIFADLQGTAVEEVVEKAPPIDPILLRPVDDLELTVRSANCLKAENIYYIGDLIQRTETELLKTPNLGRKSLNEIKEVLASKGLTLGMKLENWPPAGLEKP from the coding sequence ATGCAAAACAGCGCTTCGGAATTTTTGAAACCTCGTCTGATTGACGTGCAGCCGGTCTCCGCGACCCATGCACGCGTATCGATGGAGCCGTTCGAGCGTGGGTACGCCCATACTCTGGGAAACTCGCTGCGCCGCATTCTGCTGTCGTCGATGCCGGGCTTTGCTCCTACCGAAGTGACTATCGCTGGCGTTTTGCATGAGTATTCCGCACTTGATGGCGTGCGTGAGGATGTCGTAGACATCCTCCTCAACCTCAAGGGCGTAGTGCTTAAGCTGCATGGTCGTGACAGTGTTGTGCTGACCCTGAAAAAGGAAGGCGAAGGCGCTGTCTTGGCTGGCGATATCGAGTTGCCGCATGACGTGGAAGTGATCAATCCGGAACACGTGATTGCTCATCTCTCCGTTGGTGGCAAAATCGACATGGAGATCAAGGTCGAAAAAGGCCGTGGCTATCAGCCTGTGTCTGTTCGGTCCATGCATGAAGAAAACCGTTCCATCGGTACCATTCAACTGGATGCTTCCTTCTCGCCGGTTCGCCGTGTGAGCTTTGCAGTGGAAAGCGCCCGTGTTGAGCAACGTACCGACCTCGACCGCCTGGTTCTCGATATTGAGACCAATGGCGTCATCGAACCGGAACAGGCCGTGCGTAATGCTGCACGTATTCTGATGGATCAGCTGTCGATCTTTGCTGACCTCCAAGGCACAGCGGTTGAAGAAGTCGTTGAAAAGGCGCCGCCGATCGATCCGATCTTGCTGCGTCCGGTAGACGATCTTGAACTGACGGTTCGTTCGGCCAACTGCCTGAAGGCAGAGAACATTTACTACATCGGCGATCTGATCCAGCGTACTGAAACCGAGCTTCTGAAGACTCCGAACCTCGGTCGCAAGTCGCTGAACGAGATCAAAGAAGTTCTCGCTTCGAAGGGCCTGACTCTCGGCATGAAGCTCGAGAATTGGCCTCCGGCTGGTCTGGAAAAGCCGTAA
- the rplF gene encoding 50S ribosomal protein L6: MSRVAKNPVAIPAGVEVKFGAAEVTVKGALGSLSTALCQEVEVKFDNNELTFAAKNDSKFARAMSGTLRALLNNMVIGVSKGFEKKLQLVGVGYRAQAQGDILNLSLGFSHPVAHQMPAGIQAVTPTQTEILIKGANKQLVGQIAAEIRAYRSPEPYKGKGVRYADEVVVLKETKKK; this comes from the coding sequence ATGTCTCGCGTAGCTAAGAATCCGGTGGCCATTCCGGCCGGCGTCGAAGTAAAATTCGGTGCTGCAGAAGTGACTGTTAAGGGTGCCCTGGGCAGCCTGAGCACCGCTCTGTGCCAAGAGGTTGAAGTCAAGTTCGACAACAATGAACTGACTTTCGCCGCTAAAAACGACAGCAAGTTCGCACGTGCCATGTCTGGTACTCTGCGTGCTCTGCTGAACAATATGGTGATTGGTGTCTCCAAGGGCTTCGAGAAGAAGCTGCAGCTGGTAGGTGTGGGCTATCGTGCCCAGGCTCAAGGCGACATTCTGAACCTGTCTCTGGGTTTCTCTCACCCGGTAGCTCACCAGATGCCCGCTGGCATCCAAGCTGTGACACCGACTCAGACCGAGATCCTGATCAAGGGTGCTAACAAGCAACTCGTTGGCCAGATCGCTGCCGAAATCCGCGCATACCGCTCCCCGGAACCCTACAAGGGCAAGGGCGTTCGTTACGCTGATGAGGTTGTGGTTCTGAAAGAAACCAAGAAGAAGTAA
- a CDS encoding PLP-dependent aminotransferase family protein translates to MTSLSISPQAGQTLVDAIVSAISHAIDAGHWRPGTRIPSIRRFATDNGVSPFTVVEAYDRLLSQGYLRSRPGSGFYVEVRQRSGTLRQAARLEDLPIDEHWLLRNVYEHSEQALQAGCGWLPSAWYDIEAQQKALRALARHGDMNLRYGDPKGYPVLRRQLAQQLAEKGVPVQGDDILLTQGASKALDMVACALLRPGDTILVDDPGYCNLMSCLAFRGFNLVGVPWTEQGPDIPTLQALLETHRPRAFFTNPWLQNPTGASYSVQTAHQVLKLAEQYDLLLVEDNVSGDFTHGRQPTLAALDGLRRVIYIDSFSKTLSPGLRVGFIACPADSVEKLLRYKMMSGLTTPELNERVVLEMLNEGRYRRQVEKLKSRLAEAQFLAAERLLALDWQLFTRPSNGLFLCARPPQPIDTMQLAEQALKQDILLAPGHLFRPYGEASHWLRFNVAYSQDERLWRFLQDHTSARAGQQC, encoded by the coding sequence ATGACCAGCCTGAGCATCAGTCCACAAGCCGGCCAGACCCTGGTCGACGCCATTGTCAGCGCCATTAGCCATGCCATCGATGCCGGTCACTGGCGGCCCGGCACGCGCATTCCCTCGATACGCCGCTTCGCCACGGATAATGGTGTCAGCCCGTTTACCGTGGTTGAAGCCTACGACCGCCTGTTGTCACAGGGCTATCTGCGTTCGCGTCCGGGTTCGGGCTTTTACGTGGAAGTGCGCCAACGCAGCGGTACGCTGCGCCAGGCAGCGCGTCTGGAAGACTTGCCCATCGATGAGCACTGGCTGCTGCGCAATGTATACGAGCATTCAGAACAGGCATTGCAGGCCGGTTGTGGCTGGCTGCCCTCCGCCTGGTATGACATCGAAGCGCAACAGAAAGCCCTGCGTGCACTGGCGCGGCATGGTGATATGAATCTGCGCTATGGCGACCCCAAAGGCTATCCGGTGCTACGCCGGCAGCTGGCACAGCAACTGGCAGAAAAAGGTGTACCAGTACAGGGGGACGACATCCTGTTGACACAGGGGGCCAGCAAAGCGCTGGATATGGTGGCCTGCGCGCTGCTACGCCCCGGCGATACCATACTGGTAGACGATCCCGGCTATTGCAATCTCATGTCCTGCCTGGCATTTCGCGGCTTCAACCTGGTGGGCGTCCCCTGGACCGAGCAAGGACCTGACATCCCCACCTTGCAGGCCTTACTCGAAACTCACCGACCGCGCGCCTTCTTCACCAATCCCTGGCTGCAAAATCCTACCGGTGCCAGTTATTCGGTACAAACGGCGCATCAGGTGCTCAAGCTGGCCGAGCAATACGATTTGTTGCTGGTGGAAGACAATGTTTCGGGGGACTTCACCCATGGCCGCCAACCCACGCTGGCCGCACTGGATGGCCTGCGTCGTGTCATCTACATTGACAGTTTTTCCAAGACGCTGTCGCCAGGCTTGCGCGTGGGTTTTATTGCCTGCCCGGCGGATAGTGTGGAAAAGCTGCTGCGCTACAAAATGATGTCCGGCCTGACCACACCGGAGCTGAATGAGCGAGTGGTGCTGGAAATGCTCAACGAAGGCCGCTACCGGCGACAGGTGGAAAAACTGAAGTCACGCTTGGCCGAAGCACAGTTTCTTGCAGCCGAACGCTTATTGGCACTGGACTGGCAATTGTTTACCCGCCCCAGCAACGGCCTGTTCCTGTGCGCCAGGCCGCCACAGCCCATTGATACCATGCAGTTGGCCGAGCAAGCCTTGAAACAGGATATCCTGCTGGCACCGGGGCACCTGTTCCGCCCCTACGGTGAAGCCAGCCACTGGCTACGCTTCAATGTTGCCTACAGCCAGGATGAGCGCTTATGGCGCTTTCTGCAGGATCACACCAGTGCCAGAGCTGGCCAGCAATGCTAG
- the rpmD gene encoding 50S ribosomal protein L30 — MSNANTVKVTLVKSLIGRLESHKACARGLGLKKIRQTVEVLDTPENRGMINKISYLLKFEG; from the coding sequence ATGAGTAACGCCAACACTGTAAAGGTAACTCTGGTAAAGAGCCTGATCGGTCGTCTGGAATCCCACAAGGCTTGCGCCCGTGGCCTGGGTCTGAAAAAGATCCGCCAGACTGTGGAAGTGCTCGATACCCCTGAAAACCGTGGCATGATCAACAAGATCAGCTACCTGCTCAAATTCGAGGGCTAA
- the rpsE gene encoding 30S ribosomal protein S5 codes for MAKHEMEDRGDGLVEKMISVNRVTKVVKGGRIMAFSALTVVGDGDGGIGMGKGRSKEVPVAVQKAMEQARRNLVKIPLRNGTLHHTVSGKHGATTVFIQPAKEGTGVKAGGPMRAIFDAMGIHNVSAKIHGSTNPYNVVRATLDGLSKISTASQVAAKRGLTVDEILGVNHE; via the coding sequence ATGGCTAAGCACGAAATGGAAGATCGTGGCGACGGTCTGGTCGAGAAGATGATCAGCGTCAACCGCGTCACCAAAGTGGTTAAGGGCGGCCGTATTATGGCTTTCTCCGCCTTGACCGTCGTTGGTGATGGCGATGGCGGCATCGGTATGGGCAAAGGTCGTTCCAAGGAAGTTCCGGTTGCCGTACAAAAGGCAATGGAACAGGCCCGCCGCAATCTGGTAAAGATCCCGCTGCGTAATGGTACCCTGCACCACACCGTATCGGGTAAGCACGGTGCTACTACCGTCTTTATCCAGCCGGCTAAAGAAGGTACTGGCGTTAAGGCCGGTGGCCCGATGCGTGCAATTTTTGACGCAATGGGTATTCACAATGTTTCGGCCAAGATTCATGGTTCCACCAACCCGTACAACGTGGTTCGTGCAACTCTGGACGGCCTGAGCAAGATTAGCACCGCCTCTCAGGTTGCCGCCAAGCGCGGTCTGACCGTTGACGAGATCCTGGGGGTTAATCATGAGTAA
- the rpsM gene encoding 30S ribosomal protein S13 produces MARIAGVNIPNHAHAVIGLQAIFGIGQTRAQQICVAASVNPSTKVKDLTEAEMETLREAVAKFTVEGDLRREITMSIKRLMDMGCYRGLRHRRGLPCRGQRTRTNARTRKGPRKAIAGKK; encoded by the coding sequence ATGGCCCGTATTGCAGGGGTAAATATCCCCAATCATGCGCATGCCGTTATCGGCCTGCAGGCAATTTTCGGCATCGGTCAGACTCGCGCCCAGCAGATTTGTGTTGCTGCCAGCGTGAATCCCTCCACCAAGGTGAAGGATCTGACAGAAGCTGAGATGGAAACTCTGCGTGAAGCAGTGGCGAAGTTCACCGTTGAAGGTGACCTGCGTCGCGAAATCACCATGAGCATCAAGCGTCTGATGGACATGGGCTGCTATCGCGGTCTGCGTCATCGTCGTGGCCTGCCGTGTCGCGGTCAGCGCACTCGCACTAACGCTCGTACCCGCAAGGGACCGCGTAAGGCGATCGCCGGCAAGAAGTAA
- the rpsK gene encoding 30S ribosomal protein S11 produces MAKANTAVRVRKKVRKSVSEGIVHVHASFNNTIITITDRQGNALSWATSGGAGFKGSRKSTPFAAQVAAEHAGKVAQEYGVKNLEVRIKGPGPGRESAVRALNALGFKITSISDVTPVPHNGCRPPKKRRI; encoded by the coding sequence ATGGCTAAAGCAAACACAGCTGTCCGTGTACGTAAAAAAGTGCGCAAGTCTGTTAGCGAAGGTATCGTGCACGTGCACGCTTCGTTCAACAACACCATCATCACTATCACCGACCGTCAAGGCAATGCACTGTCTTGGGCTACCTCTGGCGGCGCTGGTTTTAAGGGCTCGCGCAAAAGTACACCCTTTGCTGCTCAGGTAGCAGCAGAGCACGCTGGTAAAGTTGCCCAAGAATACGGTGTGAAGAACCTCGAAGTTCGTATCAAGGGCCCGGGTCCGGGTCGTGAATCCGCTGTTCGCGCACTCAACGCGCTGGGTTTCAAGATCACCAGCATCTCCGACGTGACGCCGGTACCGCACAACGGTTGCCGTCCGCCCAAAAAACGTCGTATTTAA
- the rplR gene encoding 50S ribosomal protein L18: protein MDKKQARLRRARKTRARIAELKMVRLTVYRTNSHIYAQIIDETGSKVLASASTLEAEVRADVSNGGNVAAAAVVGKRIAEKAKAAGISTVAFDRSGFKYHGRMKAVADAAREHGLVF, encoded by the coding sequence ATGGACAAGAAACAAGCTCGACTCCGCCGTGCACGTAAAACCCGTGCTCGGATTGCGGAGCTCAAGATGGTGCGTCTCACTGTTTACCGCACCAACAGCCACATTTATGCCCAGATCATTGATGAAACTGGCAGTAAGGTACTGGCAAGCGCTTCCACTCTGGAAGCCGAAGTACGCGCTGACGTTTCCAATGGTGGCAATGTGGCCGCTGCAGCCGTAGTCGGTAAGCGCATCGCTGAAAAAGCCAAGGCAGCCGGTATTTCGACCGTGGCATTTGACCGTTCCGGTTTCAAATACCATGGCCGTATGAAGGCTGTGGCAGACGCAGCCCGTGAACACGGTCTCGTATTCTAA
- the rplO gene encoding 50S ribosomal protein L15: MLLNTIQPGDGAKHAKRRVGRGIGSGLGKTAGRGHKGQKSRAGGFHKVGFEGGQMPLQRRLPKRGFKSLTARFNAEVRLSELNLLPVDEIDLLSLKQAGLVAAQALVAKVVLSGKIERAVKLRGIAATAGARAAIEAAGGSIE; the protein is encoded by the coding sequence ATGCTGCTGAACACCATTCAACCCGGTGACGGCGCCAAGCATGCGAAGCGTCGTGTAGGTCGCGGTATTGGTAGCGGCCTGGGTAAGACTGCCGGTCGTGGCCATAAGGGTCAAAAGAGCCGTGCAGGTGGTTTCCACAAGGTCGGTTTTGAAGGCGGTCAAATGCCGCTGCAACGTCGCCTGCCGAAACGTGGCTTCAAGTCGCTGACGGCTCGCTTCAATGCAGAGGTTCGCCTGTCCGAACTGAACTTGCTGCCGGTCGATGAAATCGATCTGTTGTCGCTCAAGCAAGCTGGTCTGGTTGCTGCTCAGGCTCTGGTAGCCAAGGTGGTACTGTCCGGCAAGATCGAGCGTGCTGTTAAGCTGCGTGGTATTGCAGCGACTGCTGGCGCTCGCGCTGCTATCGAAGCTGCCGGCGGCAGTATTGAATAA
- the rpsH gene encoding 30S ribosomal protein S8, whose translation MSMHDPISDMLTRIRNGQMASKVAVAMPSSKLKIALAQVLKEEGYIEDFAVAGEAKKPVLDIQLKYYAGRPVIERIDRVSRPGLRVYKGSTEIPKVMNGLGVAILSTSKGIMTDRKARAAGIGGELLCVVA comes from the coding sequence ATGAGCATGCACGATCCTATTTCCGATATGTTGACCCGCATCCGTAACGGCCAAATGGCTTCCAAGGTGGCTGTTGCAATGCCGTCTTCCAAGCTGAAAATTGCGCTGGCACAGGTGCTGAAAGAAGAAGGCTACATCGAAGATTTCGCCGTTGCCGGCGAAGCCAAGAAGCCTGTTCTTGATATCCAGCTCAAGTATTACGCTGGCCGTCCGGTGATCGAGCGCATTGACCGCGTTTCGCGTCCCGGCCTGCGCGTATACAAGGGCTCCACCGAAATCCCGAAGGTAATGAATGGTCTGGGTGTAGCGATTCTGTCTACTTCCAAGGGCATCATGACCGATCGTAAAGCACGCGCTGCCGGTATCGGCGGTGAGCTGCTCTGCGTCGTGGCGTAA
- the rplQ gene encoding 50S ribosomal protein L17 has protein sequence MRHRYSNRKLNRTTSHRLAMLRNMANSLLKHEVIVTTLPKAKELRRVAEPLITLGKKPSLANRRLAFDRTRDRDIVVKLFDELGPRFSARNGGYVRILKYGFRKGDNAPMALVELVDRAEDAVAVVDDSAE, from the coding sequence ATGCGTCATCGTTACAGTAATCGTAAACTGAACCGCACGACCAGCCATCGTCTGGCGATGCTGCGCAACATGGCGAATTCGCTGCTGAAGCACGAAGTTATCGTGACCACGCTGCCGAAAGCCAAGGAACTGCGTCGTGTGGCCGAGCCGCTGATTACGCTCGGCAAAAAGCCGTCTCTCGCCAACCGTCGTCTGGCGTTTGACCGCACTCGTGACCGCGATATCGTGGTTAAACTCTTCGACGAACTCGGCCCGCGCTTCTCCGCCCGCAATGGTGGTTATGTGCGTATCCTGAAGTACGGTTTCCGCAAGGGCGACAACGCCCCGATGGCTCTGGTAGAGCTGGTGGATCGTGCTGAAGATGCCGTCGCAGTCGTAGATGACTCCGCTGAGTAA
- a CDS encoding MOSC domain-containing protein codes for MQLSQMFVHPMKSARGISYSRAYASQQGLLHDREWLLVTPEGRFLTAREFPRMVLIEMDLIPGGMLLKAPGMPAVMAMTQVYTLPVVTAVWKDEFSALHGDSHVDGWFSQYMGIPCKLLWLGMHSRRTLQSGNTPMSFADGYPYLLVNQASLDALNQDLPQAVSLRHFRPNLVIDGAMPYEEDDWSVIRIGDILFDVAKPCTRCQLTTVDPQTGEFSSDNEPMHTLIRTRQLPEGICFGVNLVARSEGILELGAAVEVVESRYTF; via the coding sequence ATGCAACTGAGCCAGATGTTCGTGCATCCGATGAAATCGGCCCGTGGTATTAGCTATAGCCGTGCCTATGCCAGCCAGCAAGGCTTGCTGCACGACCGCGAATGGCTGCTGGTCACACCGGAAGGCCGCTTTCTTACCGCGCGCGAATTTCCGCGCATGGTGCTGATTGAAATGGATCTGATTCCGGGCGGCATGCTGCTTAAAGCACCCGGCATGCCAGCTGTGATGGCCATGACCCAGGTTTATACCCTGCCGGTTGTCACTGCAGTTTGGAAGGATGAATTCAGCGCGCTGCACGGTGACAGTCATGTGGATGGCTGGTTTAGCCAGTACATGGGCATTCCTTGCAAATTGCTGTGGCTCGGCATGCACTCCCGCCGCACCCTGCAATCTGGCAATACGCCAATGTCGTTTGCTGACGGCTACCCCTATCTGCTAGTCAATCAGGCTTCGCTGGATGCCTTGAATCAGGACTTGCCTCAGGCGGTCAGCCTGCGCCACTTCCGCCCGAATCTGGTTATCGATGGCGCCATGCCTTATGAAGAAGATGACTGGAGCGTCATTCGCATTGGCGACATCCTGTTTGATGTGGCAAAGCCATGTACCCGCTGCCAGTTGACCACAGTCGATCCACAAACCGGTGAATTCTCCAGCGACAACGAGCCAATGCACACGCTGATTCGCACCCGCCAGCTGCCCGAAGGCATCTGCTTTGGAGTCAACCTTGTCGCCCGCAGTGAAGGGATACTGGAACTGGGTGCTGCGGTGGAAGTTGTAGAATCACGCTACACCTTCTGA
- the rpsN gene encoding 30S ribosomal protein S14: MAKLALIKREEKRVKVAEKFAAKREALIATINNQSLSEEERFAARLQLQQLPRNASPVRQRRRCAITGRPRGVFRKFGLGRNKLREIAMKGEIPGVVKASW; this comes from the coding sequence ATGGCAAAACTTGCACTGATCAAGCGTGAAGAGAAGCGCGTTAAGGTGGCTGAAAAATTTGCCGCTAAGCGCGAAGCCCTCATCGCTACCATCAACAATCAAAGCCTCTCGGAAGAAGAACGCTTTGCCGCTCGCCTGCAACTGCAGCAGCTGCCGCGCAATGCTTCCCCGGTTCGCCAGCGTCGTCGCTGTGCTATCACCGGTCGTCCGCGTGGCGTGTTCCGTAAATTTGGTCTGGGTCGTAACAAACTCCGCGAAATCGCCATGAAGGGCGAAATTCCGGGTGTTGTTAAGGCCAGCTGGTAA
- the rplE gene encoding 50S ribosomal protein L5 has product MARFYDFYKDSVVPELMKQFGYKSIMEVPRIEKITVNMGVGEAVADKKVMEFAVGDMEKIAGQKPVVTTARKSIAGFKIRDDYPVGCKVTLRRERMYEFLDRLVTIALPRVRDFRGVSAKSFDGRGNYNMGVKEQIIFPEIEYDKIDALRGMNITVTTTAKTDEEARALLAAFKFPFKG; this is encoded by the coding sequence ATGGCACGTTTCTACGATTTCTACAAAGACAGCGTAGTGCCGGAACTGATGAAACAGTTCGGCTACAAGTCGATCATGGAAGTACCGCGCATCGAAAAGATCACCGTCAACATGGGTGTGGGCGAAGCTGTTGCCGATAAAAAGGTAATGGAATTTGCCGTGGGCGATATGGAAAAGATCGCCGGCCAGAAGCCGGTTGTCACCACCGCTCGCAAATCCATCGCTGGCTTCAAGATTCGCGATGACTATCCGGTCGGCTGCAAGGTAACCCTGCGCCGTGAACGCATGTACGAATTCCTGGACCGTCTGGTGACCATCGCGTTGCCGCGTGTCCGTGACTTCCGTGGTGTTTCCGCCAAGTCTTTCGACGGCCGCGGCAACTACAACATGGGCGTCAAGGAACAGATCATCTTCCCGGAAATCGAGTACGACAAGATCGATGCTCTGCGTGGTATGAACATTACTGTTACCACTACGGCGAAGACTGACGAAGAGGCCCGCGCACTGCTGGCCGCGTTCAAGTTCCCGTTCAAGGGTTAA
- the secY gene encoding preprotein translocase subunit SecY, giving the protein MSNTSLVGNTNKFGDLKRRIMFLIGALIVYRIGAHIPVPGINPAELAKLFHTSQTGLLDMFNMFSGGALSRFTVFALGIMPYISASIILQLASEVLPSLKQLKKEGDAGRRKVTQYTRYATVLLASFQSFSIAVMLFKQPNLVVTAQWEFYLTTVVTLVTGTMFLMWLGEQITERGIGNGISLIICAGIASGVPAAIGKTLTLTSQGSLPILFTIVLFVGVALMTYVVVFAERGQRKVLVNYAKRQVGNRVMQGQSTHMPLKLNMAGVIPPIFASSIILFPATILGWLGNNESLGWLKGVADKLHPGQPIYVLLYATAIIFFCYFYTALVFNPKETADNLKKSGAFIPGIRPGEQTSRYIEKIILRLTLIGAIYITLVCLLPEFLILKWNVPFYFGGTSLLIIVVVTMDFMAQVQSYVLSHQYESLLKKANFKGNALTR; this is encoded by the coding sequence GTGTCGAATACTTCTCTAGTTGGAAATACCAATAAATTTGGTGATTTGAAGCGCCGTATCATGTTTTTGATCGGAGCTTTGATTGTTTACCGCATCGGCGCTCATATTCCGGTGCCTGGTATCAATCCTGCCGAACTAGCGAAGTTGTTCCACACGTCGCAGACGGGCCTGCTCGACATGTTCAACATGTTCTCGGGCGGTGCCCTCTCGAGATTTACGGTATTTGCCCTGGGCATCATGCCGTACATCTCTGCTTCCATCATTCTTCAGCTGGCTTCCGAGGTTCTGCCTAGTTTGAAGCAGCTGAAGAAGGAAGGCGACGCGGGACGTCGTAAGGTAACCCAGTACACACGTTATGCAACCGTATTGCTGGCCTCGTTTCAGAGTTTCAGTATCGCGGTAATGCTGTTTAAGCAGCCTAACCTGGTGGTGACTGCCCAGTGGGAGTTCTACCTGACAACCGTGGTAACCCTGGTTACCGGCACCATGTTCCTCATGTGGCTGGGTGAACAGATTACCGAACGCGGTATCGGCAACGGTATCTCGCTGATCATCTGTGCAGGTATTGCATCAGGTGTTCCGGCTGCCATTGGCAAGACGCTCACGCTGACCAGTCAAGGCTCGCTGCCCATCCTGTTTACCATCGTGCTGTTTGTTGGTGTTGCACTGATGACTTACGTTGTTGTGTTCGCAGAACGCGGTCAACGTAAAGTATTGGTCAACTACGCCAAGCGTCAGGTTGGTAATCGTGTCATGCAGGGCCAGAGCACGCACATGCCGCTCAAGCTCAACATGGCAGGGGTGATTCCGCCGATTTTTGCATCCAGCATCATTCTGTTTCCTGCCACCATTCTTGGCTGGCTGGGCAACAATGAAAGCCTGGGTTGGCTCAAGGGCGTAGCTGACAAGCTGCATCCCGGACAGCCCATCTATGTGCTGCTGTATGCAACGGCCATCATTTTCTTCTGTTATTTCTACACCGCTCTCGTTTTCAATCCGAAAGAGACGGCAGACAACTTGAAGAAAAGTGGTGCTTTCATCCCAGGTATCCGTCCAGGTGAGCAGACTTCGCGTTACATCGAGAAGATCATTCTGCGGCTGACACTTATCGGTGCGATCTACATTACGCTGGTTTGTCTGTTGCCGGAATTCCTCATCTTGAAGTGGAATGTACCGTTCTACTTCGGTGGTACATCACTGCTGATCATCGTGGTGGTCACCATGGATTTCATGGCTCAGGTTCAGTCCTACGTACTGTCGCATCAGTATGAGAGCTTGCTGAAGAAGGCTAACTTCAAAGGCAATGCCCTTACCCGCTGA
- the rpmJ gene encoding 50S ribosomal protein L36, with the protein MRVQPSVKKICRNCKIIRRNRVVRVICTDPRHKQKQG; encoded by the coding sequence ATGCGAGTACAGCCTTCGGTAAAGAAGATTTGCCGTAACTGCAAAATCATCCGTCGCAATCGCGTAGTTCGCGTGATCTGCACGGACCCGCGTCACAAGCAAAAGCAAGGCTAA